The following nucleotide sequence is from Coffea eugenioides isolate CCC68of chromosome 3, Ceug_1.0, whole genome shotgun sequence.
GGTTTTGGCCGCGAGGGGGGGGTTCTATAGTGGGCTTTTCAAAAGAAGTATTCCTGATGTTTGTGAATTTGATTATCCAGAACCTCATAACTTTAGTTCTTAAATAAACTTCGAAGTCagataaattttttgaaattataaaattttcatCAGAATGAAGAGTTTACCTCCTGCATGAGAATCCCAGTAGCCAGCTAGAATAATCTTTGTTGCAGCATCTTGCAGAGCTCCAAGACTCAAGAAAATCTACTACACCCTCAGCCTTTAATACTATACCATGGGTTTGTACCAATGGTTCATTCTACACTCTCAAACTAGACATAGTATTGCCTACAATACAAGAAAAGATGCCATCAGATCAGAACTGCACAACAATTGAATATAGCAAAGGGAAAAGCGTTAAAGTCATCCTGAATTGTATTTAAACCTTCTCCATATAATGCAGGAGAATGAGTTCCCTTTGAGAGAGCCCTGCAGGATCCATTTGAAGTAAATAAGCCCTCACCAAGCATATCGCCCCTCTTTTTTGCAAGTCAAAGAATGTGTAGGTATTTATCTGTGTCACCATATGAGAGAAAACTATGGTGGCTGAAGACTTTTGTCGCAATATTTCTGTAACCGTATAAAGAAAAGCTCATACATGGAAAAAGTGAAAGACAAGAACAGACACATAAAATAAGATGATTATCAAATACTTTGCCAGACAAAACAAAATAGTCATTAATTTTCCAATGCAATGAAAGATGGGCTTTTGTAGCATTTGTTGTTATAGAAGAAATTGCAAAAGAAATAAAGCTACACTACTTCCAGTGATTAATAAGTTAATTGCCCTGAGCTCCTGAAAGAAGTTTAGAGAGTTGATTTGCCAGAACCATATGGGATCATGTTGATaatcatgaaaaaagaaataaagcagAAATGGCAAAAGAAATAAACCTACACTACTTCCACCAATTAACAGGTTGATTGCCTTGAGATCCTGAATTAGCTTAGAGAGTTGATTTACCAGATCCATAAATATTGACCTTTTTGAAGTTCATTACTTTAGAGGCTAACAATCTCCTAGATATAAGATCATGTTGATAATCATGTCAAGTTTAGAATCTCCACGTAACCATAGGAAATTCAGTTTACTGCTCGAAGGATGTGCAAAACCATGAAGAATAATTTTGAAGTGTTAATGGCATGCTGATACAAATACTGCAGGAAGTTAAAAAGGGTAGTAGAGCACAAATGAAATATCgtgaaaatggaaagaaaataaaaacgcACAAACACACAAGGGAGAGGTTACCTGGAAAGCAGAAATTCAGAGAGAACCAAGGAAAGGCAGGTTTGCAACAGTTATTCAGCAGAAGGTAGGCTGCACAATCAAAGATTCGATTAACAAACATCATCAATGCATTACCGTTGTCAATACCAAGAAAAGatataaaagggaaagaattatAGATGGATTAAAAAAAgcaaaaattaattgaaaaaattgTGTAGTAGTACAGAGGATTACCTAGCAGCTTTAGTTGGAGATTAGCCTCTGATTCGTTGCCCATTTATTATAATTCTGGGAATGTGGGAGATCTTGGACCACTCAGACACGGGGTTGGTGCTACTGCTGCTGCTACTCTCTGAATTGCATCTTTCCATTAGAAGGGGACACATTTCAATCTGCAGCTCCCTTAGTCTGGTAAGGCTTCTCATAGTTTGGTCAGAGGGTAAATTCTCTAACTTTTTACAATTGTAGAGGTAGAGTAGTTCAAGTGACGAAAGCTTCCCAAACCAATCAGGCAATGATTTTACTCCAAAACCATCTAGTTCAAGATATGTTAGAGCAGAGAGATACTGAAGTTGGTCGGGCAGAGATTCCCAATGAGGCCATCCAACCAGACTCAATTTCCAAATGAAGGGCAAGTAGGGGTGCATTGGTTGGGGGAGAGCATCAAAGAGGTCTAGAAAGGACCGCAGCTCTGTGGTTTCTGAGAATGGTCCAATCTCTAAGCTTCTGAAGCTTGTAAGAGAACAAAGCTTCCCCTTGGGCAAGTCAGTTAATTTCTTACAGTATGGTATGTccaggaaagaaagagaaggtCTGCGGGTTAAATCAATTGGAAAGGAGATAAGATTTCCAATATTTCCAATTCCTCAAGagtaggaggaggaggaggaggagaagtaCAGGAGGACGAAGAACTGGAATCCCACTCTGACTCGTATATTTGCGGGCTGGACAAATGGGTTAACTCACTGCACATAAAAATCctttttccgtcatttttcatggaaaaattactgtagcgatttgatatatgtgagggaaaaaggtgatagggaaatgtgatcacgaaaaacgacaatattttctGACAGAAACaaacaatccaaacacactcttAATTTTCGCAAGGCATTGAGGTACGGGTGTACCCTAGGGATTGAAATCGACTTTAGTGAGTGGCACCTGCAAACATGTAATTCCTCTAAGGACCCAAGGTCAACCAAATTTTGAGTTGAGCCAACAATATGAGTGTATGGTAGCTCAGTGAACCCGTTCATATTATCAATGGAAAGACTCGTGAGAGTCCTAAAACTATTGGAAATACATGTCACTATACTTGATCCATTGTTGATGTGCTCAATGTGCAAGTTCTCGAGACACGAAAAATGACTTGGAAAAGTGGCTATTTGGGGACACCTTTTAATCCTCATCGTGTTAAGGACTGGAAACACCTCCATTGCTCCATCATGATCTGACGCTTCCACCCATTCACGCAAATTTAGCATGTTTTCTAGAATGAGATGTTCAAGTGTTGGAAACAATTTACTGCTACTGCCACTATGCACGGTTGATTCACCATAAAAAGAAGGCCCTATGGTTGTTATGTTGTCGAGTCCTTCCAGGTGAAGATATTTGAGGAAGGGCATGTGTCCAAGAGTTGGTAACTCCTTGCAAGTTCTACAATTTCGCAATtcaaacttcaccaatttcttgAGTTGTCCAATCCATGTTGAAAGCTGATCACCAAAAAATCTTTCAATTATCAAACCTTTCAAATTTTGGTGAGGATGCAAGCCTTCCAACAGTTGATTGTATTCTCTGTCGTTCTCTCTCAAATTATCTAATTCATTCCACAATAATCTCAACTCATTAATGTTTTGCTTCTTAAACAGATTTGCAGACTCGGCTTCTTCCTTGCTTCTCACCAATTCAAGATTCCGTATCTCAAGACTTCCACTGAGATTATTTAAACTCCTCAATTGTCCAATTTGTCGACCCGCCTCTTCACCAATATTGAAAAATGGCAATGTTTGGAGAGAACGCAATTGTCCGATCGCAAGAGGCATCATGTGAGAACCTGTATTGCCCTaagaattttcctagggtttttcccctttaattgcttgttttctgcattttctggcttaggaaaattttcttggtggattttatgagtaattatagtttttagatgatttttctagcattgggtagtttttgaaaaattacggatagattatggacgtgggccccactagtgcgaaaagttcgagaaaattcggccaatacggttaagtttcggatactgtgaaaaatttatcgggtgtttagagataagtagagtgggtgaaatgattgatgtgagaggtaaaagaaaagataggattgcatttatgagagtgacaagtgtcacatagtTATTGGATTTGACTTAAGAAagactattcactattttgacttttgacccaaggaagtaaatatctcaaaaattcacaaaaattaccattttcttaccttgtgttggccggctctctctcttgcaagaaggaaggaaattcttcaactttctagcttccatttcactcaatcttccacaactaatcacctagaatagattctactccataaaaacctttcttctagtgctagtaagtagtttagtgaagtttgtttgaagatttaaggtgtccaacatcttcctctctcttaatttcttggtaagtgatgcttgaacaccctactacacctaatgatgtttatgttatgcttagaagtagcttgagtgatggtatatgtgatttatttcttggtttgaagtgatttggttgagttttttattttttgaggaattttctggtttcatatgatcttgatggtgtggttgtttttgatggttggtaataaggggctttgactctagtgggtgtgaattgttgataaatgcaatcaattttgggtttggaatgaaatgtgaaaagttagggttcatgaacccctaatctgtccgaaattttaggtcatagatagaggccgaattggactttgctcaaaacatgaaagttgtaggtattgatgagtatgaagtgcctgcaaaatttcagggcatttggagtagtatagagtgagttatgccgtttttactgttgctgttctgggtgatcagaatgtgcgaactgtgattgtaattgtctgttttgactggaattggtttggattttgttgttggtgtcttctgatgaagtgtatcttgatgtcttagctttcatatgcctttggaatcaatgcatttggacctgtatagactgaagtggactgattacagttttgtgtgatttgggaacctgcaattacggttctggcttggtattctgcatttttgacctagttgtgctaggatttggactgagtggccttctacattgttgtagccctgtcttttagcttcgagatggtggatcttacaccctcatccgataagcgtagagcattttgtgccattaccgcaaaaggaggacgaaaactgttttttgttAAGGTCACGTGAGTGCATTGctggattttctggtttgctattatgcctATATAtgcttatgaaaccctattggggttgtgattggctttgctttatgactcgttatcgagtctcattgtacttgtttacgtgttctagggcgtgacggtggttcacgacattctcttgacggaagtgcttgaaacaacacttaattgataagtgagtatactactcacttggatgtttataatgtggctttgctatatgtgattgtgatgccttgaaggcttgtttggctattgaaaatgattagggtgagggtgtacttgaccgccctcattccttttattcctgtgaatgactgtttaccgtttcactgaaatactgcacttgctatatgagatattgaattccattcatggaaaactgatttggtgtcgtttggacgagtatccaacggccctactgtactactgagctcgaccccgttggtggtcaattgaatcgagccagcgaaggcttggtcgtgaaaattgactcgccacggggactgaaatgggaatcttgtggtaatgagacccttggttccggtgtactcgaatATCACTcaaagttactgcttggagtgcgggcccggttggggtatgtttggtggaagggatgggagtgaagtgggttctacggttggtactcataaacattgacggagagtcaatgagattggatcaagaatgtaagcgtggaaatgggctcttgagagccgtccgtatccttttaccgacttgttttaattcttacttgtgtactcgaaatgaaagattatgcttatatgatccttgtgcttatgtgatagttgctcactgggcttaagctcattccgttccatttgttttccttacaggaaaatgatcatttttggaagatcatacttgttggttgccaaattgagccatgtatatgtctattttgaatagctctttgcatgaaaccctaatgtgtattgggttcatcttttgagtggcaaaccgaacatgtgtatccatgatgaatagcttttggCATGCcaaattggttgtaaatgttgaattgaaATGTATTAATggttggttgacatttggttggatttctgattaacttgtatttcaaacggcaaaagaaaaatttggctactctcggcctagtatctggattctgacatggccggtactgttcatcatcggcttcgattttcattttcttgattttgggattttgacttgtttgcgcgcgtgggtatgttccggaacgtattagatcgatgtgaactgatccgtagtcctggcgagagctgggcaggcaatCCGCTAACTCCTTTGGTTccccttaggggaaggtggggctgtcacacatcaTATCACTGGATTTATCTCCAGAGAAAAAGTCAAAGTGCCTCAAATTCACCAAATTCTTGAAATTGTTTGGGAACTTTGTCAATGATTTGCAATCTCTAACTCTTATCGTCTGCAAATTGTTAAGCTGACAAAGAGACTCCGGTATTGTTTTGATTCAAGTATCTGATGATTCGAGGTACCTTAAATGAGACAACTTGTTAATTGATTCAGGAAGCTCCTCGACATCTGATAAGGCTAAGTTTAGCACCCGCAAGCTAGTCAAAGATGAGATCCAACCATCAATATTAATTGATTTgttctccaataaaaataatgTTGTTATGTACCTGAAGCTCTCCTTCTGTGGAAATGGTAGTATTTCTTCTCCATCACTTCTCTCCATTGCAAGATACCGAGAAGTCTTGTCATGAAAATCAGCTTCTGTTGACTCTTTCAACCTTAAAGTTTTACATTCAGAAATAGATTGCACCATATCGTACACAAGACCATTCATTCTACAATTCAAAACATTCCCATAATCATC
It contains:
- the LOC113766633 gene encoding putative disease resistance RPP13-like protein 1, producing MPLAIGQLRSLQTLPFFNIGEEAGRQIGQLRSLNNLSGSLEIRNLELVRSKEEAESANLFKKQNINELRLLWNELDNLRENDREYNQLLEGLHPHQNLKGLIIERFFGDQLSTWIGQLKKLVKFELRNCRTCKELPTLGHMPFLKYLHLEGLDNITTIGPSFYGESTVHSGSSSKLFPTLEHLILENMLNLREWVEASDHDGAMEVFPVLNTMRIKRPSLSFLDIPYCKKLTDLPKGKLCSLTSFRSLEIGPFSETTELRSFLDLFDALPQPMHPYLPFIWKLSLVGWPHWESLPDQLQYLSALTYLELDGFGVKSLPDWFGKLSSLELLYLYNCKKLENLPSDQTMRSLTRLRELQIEMCPLLMERCNSESSSSSSTNPVSEWSKISHIPRIIINGQRIRG